A region from the Candidatus Electrothrix scaldis genome encodes:
- a CDS encoding YcaO-like family protein — protein MEKNTIRLHSCLKEYTYDQDKACTPEQTVERFHERLKATGLDILKEVKRIDTGRLDIPVFFSVCGKDALETIGTKKQMGKGSTPEQSRASACMELAERFSFFSFLKNADNFIIGDYPAMQEAGYPVLPISSLLQSVHDEQRSPEELEQLLTGLPLRWTWARNITIDEDVLVPFSWFYVINEFNGPCAGNTIEEAVLQGISEVVERHVCAVVARKKLRTPTIDLNTVIDPVARTLVEKFRHNGIKLQVNDFSLDTGIPTVAALAWDPASFPDKSELVYTAGTTPGADKALIRALTEVAQLAGDFESGSNYVASGLPKPLSLDEVDYLFTPEQTISIDQLPQVGADDMLQELQNCLSALKNIGMEVLMVNTMHPGLKIPTAYTIIPGAHFRERAASGDAPLFAAKLAADLLEPEELEIKLAEMQQQLPDAYYLEFYRGRNFYDQGMVEPALEHFQQALTMQPNEEDRPYLYSYLGSCLRDLGRFEEAVPVLEEGLACDEERPDIHNILGVCHYKADRFEQAVHHFQRAVQLNPVSSIDYANLALNQQRLGRNQEAITNYQIALGQDPSIGFAAENLAQLLAADE, from the coding sequence ATGGAAAAGAATACCATTCGTCTGCACAGTTGTCTGAAAGAATATACCTATGACCAGGACAAGGCCTGCACTCCTGAGCAGACCGTTGAGCGCTTTCATGAGCGCCTGAAGGCCACTGGTCTGGATATCCTTAAGGAGGTGAAACGGATTGACACCGGTCGTCTGGATATCCCGGTTTTCTTCAGCGTGTGTGGTAAAGATGCCCTGGAGACCATTGGTACCAAAAAGCAAATGGGTAAGGGCTCCACGCCGGAACAATCCAGGGCAAGTGCCTGTATGGAACTGGCAGAACGCTTTAGCTTTTTTTCTTTTCTCAAGAATGCGGATAATTTTATTATTGGTGATTATCCTGCCATGCAGGAGGCTGGCTACCCGGTTTTGCCGATTTCCTCGCTGCTTCAATCTGTCCATGATGAACAGCGCAGCCCGGAAGAATTAGAGCAGTTACTCACCGGCCTGCCTCTGCGCTGGACCTGGGCCAGAAATATCACGATAGATGAAGATGTCCTTGTGCCTTTTTCCTGGTTCTACGTCATTAATGAGTTCAACGGTCCCTGCGCGGGCAACACAATTGAAGAGGCGGTCCTTCAGGGGATTTCCGAGGTGGTAGAGCGCCATGTCTGCGCAGTCGTTGCCCGGAAAAAACTCCGCACCCCGACTATTGATCTGAACACAGTGATTGATCCGGTGGCCCGGACCTTGGTTGAAAAATTCCGGCATAACGGCATCAAACTCCAGGTCAATGATTTTTCCTTGGATACCGGTATTCCGACCGTAGCTGCCCTGGCCTGGGATCCTGCAAGCTTTCCCGATAAGAGCGAGTTGGTCTACACCGCAGGCACCACACCGGGAGCTGACAAGGCCCTGATTCGTGCTTTGACCGAAGTAGCTCAGCTGGCAGGTGATTTTGAATCTGGTTCTAATTACGTGGCTTCGGGACTGCCCAAGCCGCTCAGCCTGGATGAGGTAGATTACCTGTTCACTCCAGAGCAAACCATCAGCATTGACCAACTGCCCCAGGTTGGTGCAGATGACATGCTGCAGGAATTGCAGAATTGCCTCAGCGCACTGAAGAACATCGGCATGGAAGTCCTGATGGTCAATACCATGCATCCCGGCCTGAAGATCCCGACGGCCTATACCATTATCCCTGGTGCCCATTTCCGGGAACGCGCTGCCTCAGGTGATGCGCCCCTCTTTGCAGCGAAGCTGGCAGCAGACCTGCTGGAGCCGGAAGAACTGGAAATCAAGTTGGCAGAAATGCAGCAGCAACTTCCAGATGCCTATTACCTGGAATTCTATCGAGGACGCAATTTTTACGATCAGGGCATGGTGGAGCCTGCCTTGGAGCATTTTCAACAGGCCCTGACCATGCAGCCCAATGAAGAGGATAGGCCTTATCTCTATTCCTATCTCGGGAGCTGCCTCCGTGACCTGGGACGCTTTGAGGAGGCCGTGCCTGTGCTGGAAGAGGGTCTGGCCTGTGATGAGGAACGCCCGGATATTCATAATATCCTCGGGGTATGCCATTATAAGGCAGATCGTTTTGAACAAGCTGTTCATCATTTTCAGCGGGCCGTGCAGCTCAATCCGGTTTCCTCCATTGATTATGCCAATCTGGCCCTGAACCAACAGCGGCTTGGGCGCAACCAGGAGGCAATCACTAATTATCAGATCGCCTTGGGCCAGGATCCCAGCATAGGCTTTGCCGCAGAAAATTTGGCTCAGCTGTTGGCAGCAGATGAATAA
- the tsaE gene encoding tRNA (adenosine(37)-N6)-threonylcarbamoyltransferase complex ATPase subunit type 1 TsaE: MTAVSKSFQYILKNCQDTEALGRKMGQLAQPGDVILLHGDLGVGKTTLTQFIAQGLEVPEDQYVSSPSFALMHEYPGRLPLFHMDCYRLAGEEDIEGAGLVDYIGGAGLTIIEWPDRLGSLQPKERLDLFLEALDETTRKCILRPRGESWSSRIAALSL; encoded by the coding sequence ATGACTGCAGTAAGCAAATCGTTTCAATACATCCTCAAAAATTGTCAAGACACCGAGGCGCTGGGCCGAAAAATGGGCCAGCTTGCCCAACCCGGAGATGTTATCCTCCTGCACGGTGACCTCGGGGTAGGGAAGACCACCCTGACTCAGTTCATTGCCCAGGGCCTGGAAGTCCCGGAGGATCAGTATGTGTCCAGCCCCTCCTTTGCTCTGATGCACGAGTATCCGGGGCGGCTCCCCCTTTTTCATATGGACTGCTATCGTTTGGCTGGGGAAGAGGACATTGAGGGGGCCGGGCTGGTCGATTATATCGGCGGCGCCGGGTTGACTATTATTGAATGGCCGGACAGGCTGGGAAGCCTGCAACCCAAGGAACGCCTGGATCTCTTTCTGGAAGCCCTTGATGAGACGACAAGGAAGTGTATTCTCCGGCCCCGGGGAGAATCCTGGTCTTCTCGTATTGCAGCGTTATCGCTTTAA
- a CDS encoding response regulator — protein sequence MHRPEQLKILLVEDDQESMNLFVACFYNEYNILCAHSGEEALECFEREDDIAMVLSDQAMPGMTGVELLTHIYQLDDSVIRIIITGFLNTTDIIAAINKGHIYQFIVKPWEVMQMRMVLSQASYIWRLRRENVELHEQVVEQNALLTRANERLHSSKAALRNLSISLFTAREEEQRRIALELHDELGQSLAALKMQTRIMENDFLASGKKQQDKIKSWSSILRESISQIIEDVRLLSKNLSPVIIEDLGLDAALQHLVDNFVATHGISCSFRPAPLQGLTSDEGKRILYRLVQETLNNICNHSQASHVDFSIIVENEMIFLSLQDNGKGFHVDEVLARPQNRRGIGLTAMSERVKMLGGTIDIQSKIDQGTSVFFTIPFDFDKVKKGQEQEAE from the coding sequence ATGCATAGGCCCGAGCAGCTGAAAATCCTCCTGGTTGAAGACGACCAGGAGAGTATGAATCTTTTTGTTGCTTGTTTTTATAATGAATACAATATCCTTTGTGCCCACTCCGGCGAGGAGGCGCTTGAGTGTTTTGAACGGGAAGATGATATTGCTATGGTGCTTTCGGACCAGGCCATGCCTGGAATGACTGGCGTAGAACTCTTAACCCATATTTACCAGCTGGATGACTCGGTTATTCGAATCATCATAACCGGTTTCCTCAATACGACTGATATCATTGCTGCTATCAATAAGGGGCATATCTATCAGTTTATTGTGAAGCCTTGGGAAGTTATGCAGATGCGGATGGTCTTGTCCCAGGCGAGTTATATCTGGCGGCTTCGCCGGGAAAATGTGGAGCTTCATGAGCAGGTTGTCGAACAGAATGCCCTGCTTACCCGGGCAAACGAGCGCCTGCATTCCTCAAAAGCGGCTCTGCGTAATCTTTCCATCTCCCTCTTTACAGCACGAGAGGAAGAGCAACGCCGCATTGCTCTGGAGCTTCATGACGAACTCGGTCAATCCCTGGCTGCACTCAAGATGCAAACTCGAATCATGGAAAACGATTTTCTTGCTTCGGGAAAAAAACAGCAGGACAAAATAAAGAGCTGGTCGTCTATCCTTCGGGAAAGTATCAGTCAAATTATTGAAGATGTGCGTCTTTTGTCAAAGAACCTCAGCCCGGTTATTATTGAAGACCTCGGGCTGGATGCCGCGCTTCAGCATCTTGTGGATAATTTTGTTGCAACGCATGGGATCTCCTGCTCTTTTCGTCCTGCTCCGCTCCAGGGCCTCACCTCTGATGAAGGAAAACGTATACTCTATCGTCTTGTCCAGGAAACCCTGAATAATATTTGCAATCACTCCCAGGCAAGTCATGTTGATTTTTCTATTATAGTTGAGAATGAGATGATTTTTCTCTCTTTACAGGATAATGGAAAGGGCTTTCATGTGGATGAGGTGTTGGCTCGTCCCCAGAACCGACGGGGAATAGGCCTGACAGCTATGTCGGAACGGGTCAAGATGCTTGGTGGAACGATTGATATTCAGTCGAAAATTGATCAAGGCACGAGCGTTTTTTTCACCATCCCCTTTGATTTTGACAAGGTAAAGAAAGGGCAGGAGCAGGAAGCAGAGTAG
- a CDS encoding CU044_2847 family protein produces the protein MKDLIMFEMDGQPVYVEAELSEAEKSMQRVTRSGKREPVQAESRFTEAVERIKPAAEVVLKSFREMNTPDEIGLEFGLKFNAKAGVVFASTDSEATFKVSLKWTNKKE, from the coding sequence ATGAAAGATCTCATAATGTTTGAAATGGACGGGCAACCCGTTTATGTGGAAGCCGAGCTTTCTGAAGCCGAGAAGAGTATGCAGCGGGTCACCCGGAGCGGAAAGAGAGAGCCGGTACAGGCGGAATCTCGCTTTACTGAGGCCGTGGAGCGGATCAAGCCTGCGGCGGAGGTGGTTCTCAAATCCTTTCGGGAGATGAATACCCCGGATGAAATCGGTTTGGAATTCGGGCTCAAGTTCAATGCCAAGGCCGGGGTAGTCTTTGCCTCCACAGATAGCGAGGCCACCTTCAAGGTTTCCCTGAAATGGACGAACAAGAAGGAATAG